Below is a window of Georgenia soli DNA.
CTCGAGTGATCGCGTTTCCCATGAAGACAGTGGACCGGCTTGCCGAGGTCTGGAGGTCGAAGGGGACGACGGAGGTGTCGCCCATGACGACGGTGACTTTCTCCAGCGGGGCGCCGAGGGCGTCCGCGGCGAGCTGGGCGAAGATCGTCCGGGCTCCCTGGCCCATGTCGGAGGTACCTGCGTAGACGATGACGCTTCCGTCGGCGAGGAGGCGCACCGTGGAGTTCGACAAGCCGGTCGTCGCGCCGGACTTGATGCCCACCGCGATGCCTCGCCCCCGGCCTTCCGGCAGGGGCTTGTCCCAGCCGACGAGCTCAGCAGCGCGGCGGAGTGAGGCGGGCCAGTCGCCGTCGGCCGGGATGTCCCCACGAACGATCTCATCGCCGCGGCCGGCGAGGTTGCGCAGCCGGATGGCGAGTCCGTCGATCCCGAGTTCGCGTGCGGCGGCGTCCATCTGGGACTCGACCGCCCAGATCATCTGCGGCGTGCCGAAGCCGCGGAAGGCGGTGGAGGGGGTGGTGTGGGACAGGACGGCGCGGGCGTCGATGCGGGCTGCGGGGACCCGGTAAGGGCCGCACGCGAGGTAGGCGCTCTTTGTCATGACGCGCTCGGCGATGTCGGCGTAGGCGCCGATGAGGTAGCTGGCGTCGATGTCCTGGAAGACGAGGTCGCCCTGGCTGGTGAACCCGGTCCTCACGTGCACCTCGCACGCGGCGCGGCGGACCGCCTGGAAGGTCTCTTCCAGGGTCAGGACAAGACGGCACGGGCGTGCCGTGCGCATGGAGAGGTAGATGACCACGGGTTCGAGCTTGGGGTTCTGCTTGCCACCGAAGCCGCCGCCGGGGTCGGGGGCGAAGACGCGCACCTGCGTGAGCGGCAGTCCGAACAGGGCCGCCATCATCTTCTGCAGCAGGTAGGGGTGCTGGACGGGGCTCCACAGCCGGATGCCGTCGGCGTCTGCGTGGGCGATGAACCCGTGCGGTTCGATCGCGAAGTGCGTGACCATCGGGAAGGTGTAGGTGTTCTCGACGACGAGGTCCGCCTGCGCCGTGTCGACGGCGTCGCGGTCCCAGCCGTAGCGACGCTCCTTGAGAATGTTCGTGCTCGCGAAGGGGTCGCCGTCGGCCCGGATCCCCGGGCCCTGGACGAGGGGTGCGTCGAGCGCGAGAGCGGCGGCCACCGTCGTGACGGCCGGGAGGACCTCGTGCTCGACGACGACGAGGGAGGCGGCGAGCTCGGCCGCCTCCTTCGTCTCTGCGGCGACGGCGGCGACCGGTTCGCCGTGGTAGCTCGTGATGCCGTCCGCGAGGATCGGCCGGTCCTGGTACGCGGGCCCGAAGCGCGGCATGGGGCTGGGGAGATCCGCCGGGGTGATGATGTCGACGACGCCCGGCACGGCGAGGGCCGTCGAGGTGTCGATGTGCAGGATTCTGGCCCGGGCAGCGTCGATCGTGACGAGCTTGACGTGCAGCATGCCGTCGAGCTTGATGTCGGCGAGGAACTCCTGGCTGCCCGTGACGCGTTCGCGCCCGCCCAGACGCCGGGCCGCTGTGCCGACGCTGAGGCCGTCGCTGACTGCGCTGCCTGTGCCGGTGCTGATGCCCGCACCGCCGTGCACGCTCATCGTCCGGTCTCCTTCGGCCCGTGCGTGGCGGCGTCGGCGATCGCCCCTTCCCAGTTGGTGGCAAGTATGGGGACGGAGTCCCGGCGGCGGGCCGTGACGGTTCCGTCGGCCACCGCGCGCACGGCGGCGAACATTCGCGCGTACCCGGCGCAGCGGCACAGGTTGCCGGACAGGCCCTCCCTGATCTCCTCCTCGCTCGGGTCGGGGTTCTCGGTCAGAAGTGCCTCGGCGGACATGAGCATGCCGGGGATGCAGAAGCCGCACTGGACGGCGCCGTGGTCGAGGAAGGCCTGCTGGAGCGGGCTCAGCTCGCCGTCGGCGGCGAGGGCCTCGACGGTGCGCACGTCGGCGCCGTCGGCCTCGACGGCGAGCACGAGGCAGGAGTTCACTGTGCGACCGTCCATGGTGACGGTGCAGGCGCCGCACTCGCCGACCGCGCAGCACTCCTTGGTCCCGGGGAGCCCGCACTCGTCGCGCAGCGCGTCGAGGAGCGCCCGGTTCGCTGGCACGTCGACGATCCTGTCCGTGCCGTTGACGGTCATCGTGATGCGGTGCATGTCGCTCATCTCTCCTCCTGCGTGGCGAGGTTCGCCTGAGCTCGGTGCAGTGCTCGCCGGAGGAGCACCCCCACCATGGCGCGCCGGTACTCGGCGCTGGCACGTACGTCGCTGATGGGGGTGGCGCGGTCCGCGACCGCGTCGAGGGCCGCGGCCCGGTCCGCCGGGTCGGCGCCTTGGGACAGCGCACCGCTGTCGTCGCGCACCACGACCGGTACGGGGGCGACGGCGCCGAGGACGAACGTCACGCCGAGCTTGTCGGCCATGCAGCTGACGTTGATGGTCGCAAGGTCGACCCCGCGGCGGCGCGTCATCCGCTCGAACGCGGCGCCGTAGGGCCTGCTAGGGACCGGCAGCCGGACCCGCGTGACGAGCTCACCGCGGCCCAGGTCGGTGCGGCGGTTGCCCTGGATGAAGTCGACGACCGCGATCTCGCGGTCCCCGTCCGGTCCCTGAACGGTGAGGGCGGCGTCGTGCATCACCAGGACGGGAGCGGTGTCGGCGGCGGGGGAGGCGTTGCAGACGTTGCCGGCGAGGGTGGCGCGATGGCGGATCTGTGCGGAGCCGACGACGCTCGCCGCCTCGACGAGGGCGGGGAAGTGCTTCCGGACGGCGTCGTGGAGCAGCACGTCGCTGAGCGGCGTCGTCGCAGAGACGCTGACGGTCCCGTTGTCGACGGCGACCGCCGGAGCGAGCTCGATCACCCGTTTGATGTCGACGACGATGCCGGGTCGGATCTTGCCGTCGCGCAGCCCGACCGTGAGGTCGGTGCCGCCCGCGAGGACGCGGGCGTTCTCGTGAGCGGCCAGCAGCGCCACGGCCTCGTCGAGCCGTTGGGGGCGGGCGTAGTCGAACGGCAGCACCGGTTACTCTGTGGCTGGTCCGGGCGCAGGTGTCCCTGCGCCGACGTAGTACGTGCGTGCGTTGGTGAACTCGAGCGCGCCGGCCTCGCCGAGCTCGCGACCGTAGCCGCTGCGTCGTGTCCCGCCGAAGGGCAGGCGCGGGTCGGAGGCGACGACGGCGTTGACGAACATCGCGCCGGAGGTGATCCTTTTGCCGACGGCGAGGGCCCGGTTCGGGTCGGCGCTCCACACGCTGGCCCCTAGGCCGTAGGTGGTGGCGTCGGCGACCTGGGCGGCCTGCTCGTCGTCGCGCACGGCGACCACGGCCGCGACCGGGCCGAAGGTCTCCTGCTGCATGACCGGCATGTCCAGGTCGACGTCTGCCAGGACGGTGGGGGCGAACCAGGCGCCCGGACGCTCGAGCCGGGCGCCGCCGGAGCGGACGGTGGCGCCCATGGCGACGGAGTCGGTGACCTGGCGCTCGAGTGCGGTGGCGAGGTCCTCGCGCGCGAGGGGACCGACGTTGGTTCCCGGGTCCGACGGGTCGCCGACGGTGAGAGCGTCGACGGCGTCGGCGTACCGGTCGAGGAACTCGGCCACGACGGCCTCGTGGACGATGAACCGTTTGGCGGCCAGGCAGCTCTGCCCGGAGTTGATGAAGCGGGCCTTGACCGCCGCGGCGACGACGGTGTCGAGGTCGGCGTCGTCGAGGACGACGAAGGGGTCGGAGCCGCCGAGCTCGAGGAGGCTCTTCTTGATGTGCCGGCCGGCTTCTGCGGCGACGGCGGACCCCGCACGTTCGCTGCCGGTGAGTGTCACGGCGGCGACCCGGTCGTCGGCCAGGAGGGAGGCGGTCGTGGCTGGTACGTCGTCCTCGGCGATGACCAGCGTGCGGAGGACGCCGTCGGGCAGGCCTGCGTCCCGGACGAGCTGCTCGATGGCGAGCGCGCAGCCTGTGACGTTGGGCGAATGCTTGAGCAGGGCTGTGTTGCCGGCCAGCAGCGTGGGCGCGGCGAAGCGCAGCACCTGCCAGTACGGGAAGTTCCACGGCATGATCGCGAGCACGACGCCGAGCGGTTCGTAGGAGACCCAGCTGCGCTCGGCGTCCGTCGTCACCTCTCGGTCTGCGAGGAAACCGGGGCCGTGCTCGGCGTAGTAGTCGCAGACCCACGCGCACTTGTCGACCTCGGCAAGCGCCTCGCCGATCGGCTTGCCCATCTCGTTGACGGCCAGGCGGGCGAGCTCTTCACGCCGGCTGCGGATCGCCGCACCCAACGCCTTCACGCGGCTGGCCCGCTCGGCGATGTCGAGGGCGGCCCAGGCCGGCTGAGCGGCGTGGACCTCGGCGACGGCGGCCTCGACCTGCTGAGGTGTGAAGGCTTTGTAGGTGGCGAGGGTTTCCCCGGTCGCCGGGTTGACGGTGGTGATCTGCGGCATGTCGCTCCTCAGGGTGGTGCGTCAGGTCAGGGTGCGGCGGCGAGCACGGCCGTGCGAACGGACCGGTCGGGTTGGATCTCGAGGACCAGGCCCGCCACCCACGGGGGTTCGCCCGTGTCCTCACCGAGCTCGGCGAGTGCGACGGCCCGCAGCACGGGGGAGTGGGTGACCGCGACCGTGAGGCCGGGGCGGGGGCGGTCGGCGAGGCTGCCGGCGAAGGCGCGGATGCGGCGGGCGACGGTCGCGGCGTCGTCACCGGGCGGGGAGGCGTGGTGCAGCCACCACCCGATGCGGTCCGGTGCGGCGAGGAAGCCGGCGAAGAACGGTACGCGCGCGGCGCCCTGCTCGTCGAGGCCGTCGAGCTGTTCCGCCAGCGCCGTCACGGAGGAGACCATGTTGACCCGCTGCCCGGCGACGTACAGGTCGGGGTTGCGCAGTGCGAACGCGGTGGCGGGTCCGTCGACTTCGGCTCCGGCCTCCCGGGCACCGGTGGCGATGGACTCGGCGGTCTCGCGCGTGCGCCGGGTCTCGCCGGTGAGGACGGAGATCTTCTCGGGTGACTCGGCGGCGAGACGGCGGCCCACCTCTGCCGCGCGCTCGCGGCCCGCGGGGGTGACTGGCACGTCGCCCCGGTGGGACTCGACCTCGCCGTGCCGCAGCAGCAGGAGTCGCTGCGGCACGGCAGCTGTGTCGTCAGGCATCGATCGTCTCGTAGGTGGCCACCTCGCGCTTCTCCAGGTAGTCGATCGCGTACCCGAAGACGTGCTTCTGGAAGTGGTCGGTGTTCTTGTGGTCCTCGTAGGCCTGCGGGGAGGTGTACTGCTCGTAGAGGAAGAACTTCGTGGGGTCCTCCGGGTCCACCTGCGCCTGGTAGTAGAGGTTCCCGGGTTCCTCCCGCGACAGGGGCGTCATCGTCTTGATGACGTCGACGATGCGGTGCTCCTCGCCCTGCTTGGCCTTCCAGATGGCGGCGACGACGAATGCCATGACTTCGGTGTCCTTTCGTAGGGGTTGCTGATTTTCAGGGTTTGTGGCCGACACGGTTCCGGAGGACGCCGATGCCTTCGGCCTCCATCTCGATGAGGTCGCCGGGACTGAGCCAGCGGTCGAGCTCAAGGCCTGAGCCGCCGGCGGCCGTGCCCGAGCCCAGGACCTCGCCTGGGCGCAGTGTGAGGTCGCGGGAGGTGTACTCGATCATGGTGGCGAAGGTGTGGTGCATGTTCGCCGTCGTGTCCGACCCCCACGTCTCGCCGTTGACGCGCACGGTGAGGGTGAGGTCGGTGACGTCGAGCTCGTCGGCGGTGACGATGCAGGGACCGAGGACGTTGGACCCGTCCCAGTCCTTGGCCTTACCGGGGCCCATGCCGACCGGGAGCTCCCGGCGCTGCGTGTCACGTGCTGACATGTCGTTCCAGATGGTGTACCCGAAGATGTGCTCGGCGGCCCGGTCCGCCGGGATGTTCCGGCCTGGCCGGCCGATGACCGCCGCCAATTCCAGCTCGTGGTCGAGCTGGTCGCTGTAGGAGGGCCACGGGATCTCCTCGTCGGGTCCTATGACGGTGTCGGGCAGGCCCTTGTAGCAGGCCGGGACGTCGTACCACTCGGCGGGGATCTCCCGGCCGAGGATGCGGTACGCGTTCTTCAGGTGCCCCTCGAAGGCGAGGAAATCGCGCAGCGTGCGTGGGCGGAGCGGTGCGAGGAGCCCGGCGTCGGGGACGGGCCGGGTCGTCCCGACGGGGGCACCGGCCTCGATGAAGGCGACCATGTCGCCGTCGAAGCCGGCGTCGAGCACCGTGTCGGCGTCCAGGATCCCGACGCGCGGGGTGCTGCCGGTCGTGTAGGTCACGTACTTCATGTCGCCCTTCCCTAGACCGTCGTGATGGGGCGGGACTGGAGCAGGAACAGGACGCCGTTGTCGTCGATCGCCCATTCGATGTCCTGCGGGCACCCGTGCAGGTTTTCCAGCTGCTGGCCCATCGCGGCGAGCTCGGCCGACTCCTCCGGGCCCAGGACCGGCTCGGAAACGATCTTGCTTCGCTTGATCGTGCCCTTACGGTCCAGGACGTAGTGGTCGGGCGTCATCTCCCCGTTGACGACGTTCTCACCGAGGCCTAGGGCGGCCTCGACAACCATCCGGTCCTTGCGCTGGTGGACCGGGTCGACGGTGAACATGACCCCTGACTTCTTCGAGTCGACCATCTGCTGGACGACGACCGCCATGGCCACGTCCTCGAGCGAGCCCTTCTCCTCCCGGTAGAAGACGGCTCGGTCGGTGAAGAAGGAGAGCCAGCACTCCACGACCTTGTCCAGCACCGTGTCGAGGCCGTCGACGTTGAGGAACGTCTCCTGCTGACCGGCGTAGCTGGCCCCCTCGGAGTCCTCGGCGCACGCGGACGACCGGACGGCGACCAGCCCGGTCAGGTCGTTGTACTGCTCGGTGACCAGCTCCACCGGTGGCCTCGCCGCGGCGACGATCGACCGGGCGCCGGCCATGTCCTTGGCCCTGGCGCGTTCCCGCAGCGCATCCTCGTCCACGGCCGCGGAGAACGCGGCCGAGGTGATGATGAACCCGGGCGGTACCGGGAGGCCCTCCGATGTCATCGTGGCGAGCGAGGCGCCCTTCCCGCCGCTCAGGGCCACCTCTCGGGCCCGCGGGTCGGTGAAGGGCAGCACCAGTGGTTCGGTCACGGCTGTCGTCCTCCTTCTCAGATGTGGGCGGAGAGGTCGCGGACGGCGCGGTGCTCGGAGGAGCGCTCGAAGCCCTCGAGGATCTCCACCTGGCCGGTCGAGCCGTTGACCCTGATGCGGTCACCGGTCTTGATACGGCGCGTCGCGTCAGAGGTTCCGACGACGGCGGGGATCGAGAACTCCCGGGAGACCACCGCGGGGTGGGAGGCCATGCCGCCGGCGTCCGTGACGAGGCCGCCGATCTTGGTGAACAGGACGACCCAGGCCGGCGAGGTCATGCGGCACACGACGATCTCGCGCTTCTGGACCTGGTCGAACTCCTCTGGAGAGACCACGACGCGGGCGGTGCCCTCGACGACCCCGGACGACGCGGGCAACCCGGTGACGAGGTCCTCCGACTCCGGAGGCTTGCGCTCGAGCTTCTCGGGGAACGCCCACAGCGACCAGTAGGGGAAGGCGACCTGCTCCGGGTCGGCCGTGCCCACCCAGTCACGCGGGCGGATCTCGTAGGCGTCCTCACGTGCGTCCCGACGGTCGGAGACGAGCTCGGCGGCGTCGCCGGGGTAGCCGCCGGCCATGACGGCGCGCAGCTCGTTGTACCGCAGGTACATCACGTCCTCCGGGTCCGTGAGCACCCCCGCCTCGACAAGCTTGCGGCCGATCGCGACGAGCACGATGCGCACGCGCGCGTTCGTGCCCTGGTCGATGTAGAAGTGATGGTCCGGGGTGAGCGGGTTCATCTTCAGGCTCAGCTCGAGCGCGGAGGTCAGTCTGTCTCGCGCCTCGCCCTCGGGGACGCCCTCCATGACCTCGCGCTTCGCCGCCTCGAGGTCCTCGGCGACGGCCTTGATCTCGGCGGGGAAGTCGTAGTCGTTCTCCAGATACCCGCGGACCGCCTCGACGATCGGGGCCGGGTTCTCCCGCCACGTCTTGAAGGAGAACTCGTGAGCCCACATGGACTTGTAGCCGTAGACCTTCTGGTACGGCTCAAGCTGGTCGGCGATGAAGGCGCGGCCGGCCTCAGTTTCCTTCAGCGCGGCGAGGATGTCCGTGGCGGTCGCCTTCTCGAAGGCCTCCGCTACAGGGCCGCCGTCGGCCTTGATCTTCTCCTTCATCTTCCACAGCTCGTTGATCGAGTCCCAGTTGCGGTTCTCGGTCGAGCTCTGCAGCCGGCCCATCAGGGCGGAATGGTCACCCTCTCCCTTGGCCTCCGCGATCGCCGCGTTAAGCGCCGTCGTGGAGGAGAACTGGGCGAAGTTAAGCACCCAGTGGATCTGCCAGTGCCGGTCGTGCATGTCGATGACGTCCTCGAGGAGGATCGCCAGCTCCAGCAGGCTCGCGCCGTCGTGGTCGTAGTTGTCGAACCGCTCGAAGTTGCGCTCCATCTCGGGACGAAGACGCTCGCGCCACCACACGAGGAAGTTGTCGGCGTAGTAGGGGAGCGTCCACCCCAGGTACGCGCCGATCTGGTTCGGATACTCCGGGTCCAGCGGGACACGCGGGGTGTAGCGCGCGCCGAACTCGTTGCCCTCGGCGTGCAGGCCCGCCTTGGCCGGCACCGCGGCGGTGTACACGTACCCGTTGATGATCTTCATGATCCAGTCGGAGGCGAACGGGGTGCCGAACCGCCGGAACATGTAGTCGCACTTGAGCCACCAGCCCCCGATGTCCGCGTACATCGGCGAGATCGGGTTGGGGATGTGCAGGTCGTCGTGCACCCAGAAGAGGTCCTTCTGGCCGTCCTCCCACTCGACGGGGAAGTCGTCGTCACCGAAGAACGTCGGGACAGAGGGCGTGCTGTCGGTCATGAACCCACTCCATCGTTGGTCTTGCGCCTGGCCGGACGGCCTGGCGGTTCACCGATATGCGAATATCGATGATTGCGGAGTGGCGCCCGTCACGTCAAGTGGTTCCCAAGCTCACGTTTCGCGCGTTTCCTCCTTGACGGCCGGTCTCGCGATCATCGATAATCGGTTGCTCCGGTACTGTGCGGTGACGGACCAGAAGGGGGAAGTCCCATGGAACAGCCCATCGTGCGCACCGTGCTGCGCGAGGAGATCAAGGCTCGAATCATCGAGCGAATCGTCGACGGCACGTACGGGCCGGGGGACCGGATCGTCGAGAGCCAGCTTGCGAAGGAGTTCGGCACGAGCCAGGCGCCCGTGCGCGAGGCCCTGCGTGACCTCGAGGGACAGCACCTCATCGAGAGCAGGCCGCACAAGGGCGCTCGCGTGCGCGAGCTGTCGCCGGAGCGGCTCTTCCAGGTCTATCCCGTCCGGGCCGCCCTGGAGGAGCTGGCGGCGCAGGAGGCGGCGTCCAGGATGACCGACGACGTGCTCGACGCTCTCGCCGTGGAGGTCGAGGCCATGCGCGAGGCCGCGAGCGACAACGACCCGCGCGCACAGATGGTCCACGACACGAGGTTCCACGAGATCATCGTCGAGACGGCCGGCAACGAGGTCCTCCTGGACACCTGGCGGGCCCTGCGAGTGGAGACCGGCACGCTGGTCAGCGTCATCAGGTCCGAGTGGGACCTGCACATGGTCTGCGAGATGCACCGCCCGGTCCTGCAGGCGCTCCGGCTGCAGGACCCGGCCCTCGCCGGCTCCGAGGCGCGCGCCCACATCGAGTTCTTCGGGAACCTGGTCCGTCGGCACTCCGATCCGGTCGGCGCCAACGCTCCCGCCCGGCCGTAAGCCGCCACCACCACGCTTCGACGCACAGAGAGGTACGTCCATTGGAGAAGGTCACCGACAACGTCTTCGTCGAGACGAAGGTCCGAGGAAGCAACCCCGCCTACGTCGTCACCTCCGACGGGACCGTCGTCATCGACACCCCGCAGCTGCCGACCAGAGCGGTCGCCATGAGGAAGGAGGTGGAGAGTTGGGGGCCCGTCCGGTACGTCATCAACACCGAGCATCACGTCGACCACATCTTCGGCAACTACTACTTCCGCGGTGCGGGGACCGTCGTCCACCACCAGGGCGTGTATGACAACTTCATGACGGTCTACCCCGAGCTGGACCCTTTCGAGTACGCCCGGGAAGCGCTGCCGGACGACCCGGGCGGTGAGGAGCTCTTCCCGGACAGGGACGAGTACTACCGCGACCCCAACAAGGGCCAGGTCGTCTTCACAGGCGACCTGACCCTGCGGGTCGGCAACCACACCTTCAACCTCCTGCACACCCCTGGTCACACACCGGGCCAGATCGCCGTCCACGTCCCGGAGG
It encodes the following:
- a CDS encoding xanthine dehydrogenase family protein molybdopterin-binding subunit translates to MSVHGGAGISTGTGSAVSDGLSVGTAARRLGGRERVTGSQEFLADIKLDGMLHVKLVTIDAARARILHIDTSTALAVPGVVDIITPADLPSPMPRFGPAYQDRPILADGITSYHGEPVAAVAAETKEAAELAASLVVVEHEVLPAVTTVAAALALDAPLVQGPGIRADGDPFASTNILKERRYGWDRDAVDTAQADLVVENTYTFPMVTHFAIEPHGFIAHADADGIRLWSPVQHPYLLQKMMAALFGLPLTQVRVFAPDPGGGFGGKQNPKLEPVVIYLSMRTARPCRLVLTLEETFQAVRRAACEVHVRTGFTSQGDLVFQDIDASYLIGAYADIAERVMTKSAYLACGPYRVPAARIDARAVLSHTTPSTAFRGFGTPQMIWAVESQMDAAARELGIDGLAIRLRNLAGRGDEIVRGDIPADGDWPASLRRAAELVGWDKPLPEGRGRGIAVGIKSGATTGLSNSTVRLLADGSVIVYAGTSDMGQGARTIFAQLAADALGAPLEKVTVVMGDTSVVPFDLQTSASRSTVFMGNAITRACQDIHTQLREFAAELHGLTEEDVRVEGGHVVLPDGRHPIAEFVQVGLGRWNGELIGNGRMRKPHMPDHPLGGTPAFFEFNCTAFELEVDNETGEILIHKHVTVSDVGKALNPLQVESQDEGAAIMGLGHSLMENIVLDDAGRIINLGALDYRIPTTKDVPAELFTDMIENGDGPGPFGAKGISEGALLCTAPALAAAVAAATGVTVRELPLTPERVWRALRERENRATANTSAS
- a CDS encoding (2Fe-2S)-binding protein is translated as MSDMHRITMTVNGTDRIVDVPANRALLDALRDECGLPGTKECCAVGECGACTVTMDGRTVNSCLVLAVEADGADVRTVEALAADGELSPLQQAFLDHGAVQCGFCIPGMLMSAEALLTENPDPSEEEIREGLSGNLCRCAGYARMFAAVRAVADGTVTARRRDSVPILATNWEGAIADAATHGPKETGR
- a CDS encoding FAD binding domain-containing protein; this translates as MLPFDYARPQRLDEAVALLAAHENARVLAGGTDLTVGLRDGKIRPGIVVDIKRVIELAPAVAVDNGTVSVSATTPLSDVLLHDAVRKHFPALVEAASVVGSAQIRHRATLAGNVCNASPAADTAPVLVMHDAALTVQGPDGDREIAVVDFIQGNRRTDLGRGELVTRVRLPVPSRPYGAAFERMTRRRGVDLATINVSCMADKLGVTFVLGAVAPVPVVVRDDSGALSQGADPADRAAALDAVADRATPISDVRASAEYRRAMVGVLLRRALHRAQANLATQEER
- a CDS encoding NAD-dependent succinate-semialdehyde dehydrogenase, whose product is MPQITTVNPATGETLATYKAFTPQQVEAAVAEVHAAQPAWAALDIAERASRVKALGAAIRSRREELARLAVNEMGKPIGEALAEVDKCAWVCDYYAEHGPGFLADREVTTDAERSWVSYEPLGVVLAIMPWNFPYWQVLRFAAPTLLAGNTALLKHSPNVTGCALAIEQLVRDAGLPDGVLRTLVIAEDDVPATTASLLADDRVAAVTLTGSERAGSAVAAEAGRHIKKSLLELGGSDPFVVLDDADLDTVVAAAVKARFINSGQSCLAAKRFIVHEAVVAEFLDRYADAVDALTVGDPSDPGTNVGPLAREDLATALERQVTDSVAMGATVRSGGARLERPGAWFAPTVLADVDLDMPVMQQETFGPVAAVVAVRDDEQAAQVADATTYGLGASVWSADPNRALAVGKRITSGAMFVNAVVASDPRLPFGGTRRSGYGRELGEAGALEFTNARTYYVGAGTPAPGPATE
- a CDS encoding histidine phosphatase family protein, producing the protein MPDDTAAVPQRLLLLRHGEVESHRGDVPVTPAGRERAAEVGRRLAAESPEKISVLTGETRRTRETAESIATGAREAGAEVDGPATAFALRNPDLYVAGQRVNMVSSVTALAEQLDGLDEQGAARVPFFAGFLAAPDRIGWWLHHASPPGDDAATVARRIRAFAGSLADRPRPGLTVAVTHSPVLRAVALAELGEDTGEPPWVAGLVLEIQPDRSVRTAVLAAAP
- a CDS encoding putative quinol monooxygenase, yielding MAFVVAAIWKAKQGEEHRIVDVIKTMTPLSREEPGNLYYQAQVDPEDPTKFFLYEQYTSPQAYEDHKNTDHFQKHVFGYAIDYLEKREVATYETIDA
- a CDS encoding fumarylacetoacetate hydrolase family protein produces the protein MKYVTYTTGSTPRVGILDADTVLDAGFDGDMVAFIEAGAPVGTTRPVPDAGLLAPLRPRTLRDFLAFEGHLKNAYRILGREIPAEWYDVPACYKGLPDTVIGPDEEIPWPSYSDQLDHELELAAVIGRPGRNIPADRAAEHIFGYTIWNDMSARDTQRRELPVGMGPGKAKDWDGSNVLGPCIVTADELDVTDLTLTVRVNGETWGSDTTANMHHTFATMIEYTSRDLTLRPGEVLGSGTAAGGSGLELDRWLSPGDLIEMEAEGIGVLRNRVGHKP
- a CDS encoding PEP/pyruvate-binding domain-containing protein; this translates as MTEPLVLPFTDPRAREVALSGGKGASLATMTSEGLPVPPGFIITSAAFSAAVDEDALRERARAKDMAGARSIVAAARPPVELVTEQYNDLTGLVAVRSSACAEDSEGASYAGQQETFLNVDGLDTVLDKVVECWLSFFTDRAVFYREEKGSLEDVAMAVVVQQMVDSKKSGVMFTVDPVHQRKDRMVVEAALGLGENVVNGEMTPDHYVLDRKGTIKRSKIVSEPVLGPEESAELAAMGQQLENLHGCPQDIEWAIDDNGVLFLLQSRPITTV
- a CDS encoding PEP-utilizing enzyme, translated to MTDSTPSVPTFFGDDDFPVEWEDGQKDLFWVHDDLHIPNPISPMYADIGGWWLKCDYMFRRFGTPFASDWIMKIINGYVYTAAVPAKAGLHAEGNEFGARYTPRVPLDPEYPNQIGAYLGWTLPYYADNFLVWWRERLRPEMERNFERFDNYDHDGASLLELAILLEDVIDMHDRHWQIHWVLNFAQFSSTTALNAAIAEAKGEGDHSALMGRLQSSTENRNWDSINELWKMKEKIKADGGPVAEAFEKATATDILAALKETEAGRAFIADQLEPYQKVYGYKSMWAHEFSFKTWRENPAPIVEAVRGYLENDYDFPAEIKAVAEDLEAAKREVMEGVPEGEARDRLTSALELSLKMNPLTPDHHFYIDQGTNARVRIVLVAIGRKLVEAGVLTDPEDVMYLRYNELRAVMAGGYPGDAAELVSDRRDAREDAYEIRPRDWVGTADPEQVAFPYWSLWAFPEKLERKPPESEDLVTGLPASSGVVEGTARVVVSPEEFDQVQKREIVVCRMTSPAWVVLFTKIGGLVTDAGGMASHPAVVSREFSIPAVVGTSDATRRIKTGDRIRVNGSTGQVEILEGFERSSEHRAVRDLSAHI
- a CDS encoding GntR family transcriptional regulator; translated protein: MEQPIVRTVLREEIKARIIERIVDGTYGPGDRIVESQLAKEFGTSQAPVREALRDLEGQHLIESRPHKGARVRELSPERLFQVYPVRAALEELAAQEAASRMTDDVLDALAVEVEAMREAASDNDPRAQMVHDTRFHEIIVETAGNEVLLDTWRALRVETGTLVSVIRSEWDLHMVCEMHRPVLQALRLQDPALAGSEARAHIEFFGNLVRRHSDPVGANAPARP
- a CDS encoding MBL fold metallo-hydrolase; the protein is MEKVTDNVFVETKVRGSNPAYVVTSDGTVVIDTPQLPTRAVAMRKEVESWGPVRYVINTEHHVDHIFGNYYFRGAGTVVHHQGVYDNFMTVYPELDPFEYAREALPDDPGGEELFPDRDEYYRDPNKGQVVFTGDLTLRVGNHTFNLLHTPGHTPGQIAVHVPEERVVFTGDTIFNDCQTWLMTSDVDEWLRSLDRIRSLDVDHVVPGHGPVTTLGYVNKQRAILMEWKSAVADAIAQGWSREETIERVNFADRFPVDVGQEYMMDYIQSLNAGSLYDKLIAVPAKVY